One genomic window of Pieris rapae chromosome 15, ilPieRapa1.1, whole genome shotgun sequence includes the following:
- the LOC110996836 gene encoding isocitrate dehydrogenase [NAD] subunit gamma, mitochondrial, which yields MALRLFSKVKVIPDLRNVAFASSAAAPAELSDFDMQHKTPVIRKQQLIPKAHYGGRHAVTMLPGGGIGPECMGHVRDIFKYIGAPVDFEVVDIDPTMDNDDDVQYAITTIKRNGVGLKGNIETKSEAAYVTSRNVALRNELDMYAYVLHCKSFIGVPTRHKDIDIHIIRQNTEGEYAMLEHESVRGVIESMKVVTASNSERVARFAFEFAKKNGRKKVTTVHKANIMKLSDGLFLETSRRMAEEYPEIEHNDMIIDNCCMQLVAKPHQFDVMLMTNLYGSIVSNVVCGLLGGAGLLSGRNYGDHYAVFEPGTRNTGTAIAGKNIANPIAMINASIDMLEHLGHHFHAGLLRRALNKTVNIDRVLTPDVGGSNTSSEVVDSIIGNIGKS from the exons ATGGCTCtcagattattttcaaaagttaAGGTGATCCCGGATCTTCGAAATGTTGCTTTTGCTAGCTCAGCAGCAGCGCCTGCTGAACTATCCGATTTTGATATGCAGCATAAGACCCCAGTTATTCGTAAGCAGCAATTGATCCCAAAGGCCCATTATGGGGGTCGTCATGCTGTTACCATGCTTCCAGGAGGGGGAATAGGCCCCGAATGTATGGGTCACGTACGggatatttttaa ATATATTGGTGCCCCTGTTGACTTTGAAGTGGTAGATATTGACCCAACAATGGACAATGATGATGATGTTCAATATGCTATTACAACCATTAAAAGAAATGGTGTTGGTCTCAAG ggCAACATTGAGACTAAAAGCGAGGCTGCCTATGTGACATCACGGAATGTCGCACTCCGTAATGAGTTAGATATGTATGCATATGTTCTTCACTGCAAGTCTTTTATTGGGGTGCCAACCAGACATAAGGATATTGATATTCATATTATCAG gcAAAACACAGAAGGTGAATATGCAATGTTGGAACATGAGTCAGTTCGAGGAGTTATTGAATCTATGAAAGTAGTAACGGCTAGTAACTCTGAAAGGGTTGCTAGGTTTGCATTTGAATTTGCAAAGAAAAATGGCAGAAAGAAg gtTACAACTGTCCACAAAGCCAATATTATGAAGTTATCTGATGGTCTCTTTTTGGAGACATCAAGACGTATGGCAGAAGAATACCCAGAGATTGAACACAACGACATGATTATTGACAATTGCTGTATGCAGCTTGTGGCTAA ACCTCACCAATTTGATGTGATGTTAATGACAAACCTCTACGGGTCTATTGTGTCTAATGTGGTGTGTGGTCTTCTGGGCGGGGCCGGTCTACTCTCAGGGAGGAATTATGGCGATCACTATGCGGTATTCGAACCTGGTACTAGGAACACtg GCACAGCAATTGCCGGCAAAAACATCGCAAACCCAATCGCAATGATCAACGCATCTATCGACATGCTTGAACATTTGGGACATCACTTCCACGCTGGCTTACTGCGTAGGGCTCTCAATAAGACAGTGAACATCGACAGGGTGTTGACACCAGATGTGGGTGGCAGCAACACTTCGTCGGAGGTCGTGGATTCGATTATAGGTAACATTGGAAAGTCTTAG
- the LOC110997486 gene encoding transcriptional repressor protein YY1 isoform X1, whose translation MMNQEIMCEVEINSHGSMVEIDNDDQVGVKYEEIETSQYEEYITDDQYEEVEEQVIGMQHLEEDYKITVGSEEVILPGMAGDDPLHNANEVSYDSVYTPASTSNNNNRANRGRPHTQQQSIQHLMPIGEVPMGIMDGTTNRGTARRWEQKQVQIKTMEGEFSVTMWATGEDDDDGSNPEPDPDYTEYMTGKKNVLGNDAMPGLDLSDPKQLAEFARPGHKIRLKKPSPESSDRTIACPHKGCAKMFRDNSAMRKHLHTHGPRVHVCAECGKAFVESSKLKRHQLVHTGEKPFQCTFEGCGKRFSLDFNLRTHVRIHTGDRPYVCPFDGCNKKFAQSTNLKSHILTHAKAKSRNSLSRNSGAAYDSARTTPQYVKLEMSPDDSNPQLIFYTHE comes from the exons ATGATGAACCAGGAGATTATGTGCGAAGTAGAGATAAACTCACATGGATCAATGGTAGAAATTGATAATGATGATCAAGTGGGTGTCAAG tatGAAGAAATAGAAACAAGTCAATATGAAGAATATATCACTGATGATCAATATGAGGAAGTGGAAGAACAAGTCATTGGTATGCAGCATTTGGAAGAAG attataaaattacagttgGTAGCGAAGAAGTTATCCTGCCAGGGATGGCAGGAGATGACCCTTTGCATAATGCTAATGAAGTTAGCTATGATTCAGTATATACACCTGCATCtacaagtaataataataatag AGCAAATCGTGGGCGGCCACACACACAACAACAAAGTATTCAGCATTTAATGCCAATAG gTGAAGTACCAATGGGTATAATGGATGGAACAACTAATAGAGGCACTGCAAGAAGATGGGAACAGAAGCAGGTTCAAATAAAGACTATGGAAGGAGAGTTCTCTGTCACTATGTGGGCAACTGGCGAAGATGACG ATGACGGATCAAATCCAGAACCAGATCCAGATTACACAGAATATATGACTGGTAAAAAGAATGTACTAGGAAATGATGCTATGCCAG gtttagaTTTATCAGACCCAAAACAGCTAGCGGAATTTGCTCGACCTGGACACAAAATAAGACTGAAGAAACCGTCTCCTGAATCGTCAGATAGAACtatag cttGTCCACATAAAGGGTGTGCAAAAATGTTCAGAGACAATTCGGCGATGAGGAAACATTTACATACACATGGACCAAGAGTACATGTTTGTGCAGAATGTG GAAAAGCTTTTGTAGAAAGCTCGAAGTTAAAACGCCATCAATTGGTTCACACTGGTGAGAAGCCGTTTCAATGCACTTTTGAGGGATGTGGAAAGAGATTCTCACTAGACTTTAATTTAag AACTCATGTCCGCATTCACACTGGTGATCGACCATATGTGTGTCCATTCGACGGGTGTAATAAAAAGTTCGCACAGAGTACAAACCTCAAGTCGCATATATTGACCCATGCCAAAGCAAA ATCAAGAAACTCCTTATCTCGCAACAGTGGGGCGGCATATGATTCAGCCCGAACAACACCTCAATATGTCAAGTTGGAAATGTCGCCGGACGATTCTAACCCTCAACTAATATTCTACACACATGAATGA
- the LOC110997486 gene encoding transcriptional repressor protein YY1 isoform X2, whose product MMNQEIMCEVEINSHGSMVEIDNDDQVGVKYEEIETSQYEEYITDDQYEEVEEQVIGMQHLEEVGSEEVILPGMAGDDPLHNANEVSYDSVYTPASTSNNNNRANRGRPHTQQQSIQHLMPIGEVPMGIMDGTTNRGTARRWEQKQVQIKTMEGEFSVTMWATGEDDDDGSNPEPDPDYTEYMTGKKNVLGNDAMPGLDLSDPKQLAEFARPGHKIRLKKPSPESSDRTIACPHKGCAKMFRDNSAMRKHLHTHGPRVHVCAECGKAFVESSKLKRHQLVHTGEKPFQCTFEGCGKRFSLDFNLRTHVRIHTGDRPYVCPFDGCNKKFAQSTNLKSHILTHAKAKSRNSLSRNSGAAYDSARTTPQYVKLEMSPDDSNPQLIFYTHE is encoded by the exons ATGATGAACCAGGAGATTATGTGCGAAGTAGAGATAAACTCACATGGATCAATGGTAGAAATTGATAATGATGATCAAGTGGGTGTCAAG tatGAAGAAATAGAAACAAGTCAATATGAAGAATATATCACTGATGATCAATATGAGGAAGTGGAAGAACAAGTCATTGGTATGCAGCATTTGGAAGAAG ttgGTAGCGAAGAAGTTATCCTGCCAGGGATGGCAGGAGATGACCCTTTGCATAATGCTAATGAAGTTAGCTATGATTCAGTATATACACCTGCATCtacaagtaataataataatag AGCAAATCGTGGGCGGCCACACACACAACAACAAAGTATTCAGCATTTAATGCCAATAG gTGAAGTACCAATGGGTATAATGGATGGAACAACTAATAGAGGCACTGCAAGAAGATGGGAACAGAAGCAGGTTCAAATAAAGACTATGGAAGGAGAGTTCTCTGTCACTATGTGGGCAACTGGCGAAGATGACG ATGACGGATCAAATCCAGAACCAGATCCAGATTACACAGAATATATGACTGGTAAAAAGAATGTACTAGGAAATGATGCTATGCCAG gtttagaTTTATCAGACCCAAAACAGCTAGCGGAATTTGCTCGACCTGGACACAAAATAAGACTGAAGAAACCGTCTCCTGAATCGTCAGATAGAACtatag cttGTCCACATAAAGGGTGTGCAAAAATGTTCAGAGACAATTCGGCGATGAGGAAACATTTACATACACATGGACCAAGAGTACATGTTTGTGCAGAATGTG GAAAAGCTTTTGTAGAAAGCTCGAAGTTAAAACGCCATCAATTGGTTCACACTGGTGAGAAGCCGTTTCAATGCACTTTTGAGGGATGTGGAAAGAGATTCTCACTAGACTTTAATTTAag AACTCATGTCCGCATTCACACTGGTGATCGACCATATGTGTGTCCATTCGACGGGTGTAATAAAAAGTTCGCACAGAGTACAAACCTCAAGTCGCATATATTGACCCATGCCAAAGCAAA ATCAAGAAACTCCTTATCTCGCAACAGTGGGGCGGCATATGATTCAGCCCGAACAACACCTCAATATGTCAAGTTGGAAATGTCGCCGGACGATTCTAACCCTCAACTAATATTCTACACACATGAATGA
- the LOC110994555 gene encoding coatomer subunit gamma, producing MSSFKRDKKEEEDTGGNPYQNLDKTIILQEARYFNETPVNPRKCSHILSKILYLLNQGEKLTTQEATDAFFATTKLFQSKDVMLRRMVYLCIKELSKLAQDVIIVTSSLTKDMTGKEDLYRAAAIRALCSITDSTMLQAIERYMKQAIVDKNPAVSSAALVSALHLSSTAPDLVKRWANEAQEGINSDNAMVSYHALGLVAATRRNDKLSTVKLVTRLAKSPIKSPYALCLLIRLAAQLVEEDDSDASQPYMEFIECCLRHKYEMVNYEAAHAIVNLRKTDRDLAPAVSVLQLFCGSSKASLRLAGARTLARLTAKHPTAVAACTVDLENLISDPNRSVATLAVTTLLATGAESSIDRLMKQISSFVSEISDEFKIVVVKAIRRLCTKFPRKHQSLAAFLAGMLRDEGGLEYKAAIADAIIALVEENPDAKETGLAHLCEFIEDCEHTTLAVRILHLLGREGPKSRQPSRYIRFIYNRVILESGPVRAAAVSAVAQFGAQRPELLPNIKVLLSRCELDDEDEVRDRAILYNAILESGDPNLINDYIVNIHKPNPVLLERALRDHIEAKLEESFDIMAIPTEEEKQTKEDIVEVEVRKPVQVSIEEVYAEQLAKIPGIERLGPLFKTVPHFDLTEAETEYRVRLLKHIYARHVVLQFECTNTLNDQILEQVHVRLEPPQDYEIKTIVPCQKLVYDKPDSVFLVLEYPSAYFDSLGTFGATLEFVVRDYDPNTGVADAGDGYADSYPLEEFDMGCSDQLRAKAGLDDWEQAWERAERAPEASDTFVLPQHDINEAAKAVCDHLGLPKNAISGDAVKEIRGGGIFRGGAPVLVRARIASSSAGVTMKLVARSPREDLAQLLLAAVG from the exons ATGAGCTCGTTCAAACGTGataagaaagaagaagaagatacGGGCGGAAACCCATATCAAAATCTcgacaaaacaataattttacaagaGGCGCGTTACTTTAACGAAACTCCTGTAAATCCACGAAAATGTTCCCATATCTTGTcgaaaattctttatttgctCAATCAAGGGGAAAAATTAACTACCCAAGAGGCTACAGATGCGTTTTTCGCAACTACAAAGCTTTTTCAATCGAAAGATGTAATGTTAAGGCGTATGGTGTATCTTTGCATTAAGGAGCTGAGTAAGTTAGCCCAGGATGTGATCATCGTCACATCGTCGCTTACAAAAGATATGACTGGTAAAGAGGATTTGTATCGCGCTGCTGCAATTCGAGCACTTTGCAGTATTACTGATAGTACAATGCTTCAGGCAATTGAACGCTATATGAAACAGGCAATTGTAGATAAGAATCCTGCTGTTAGTTCTGCAGCGTTAGTTTCTGCACTACACCTCTCTTCTACAGCTCCAGATTTAGTAAAACGTTGGGCTAATGAAGCACAG gaGGGAATAAATTCTGACAATGCCATGGTATCCTACCATGCTCTTGGACTTGTAGCAGCAACTCGAAGAAATGACAAGTTATCTACTGTCAAGCTTGTTACACGTTTGGCTAAGTCTCCAATAAAATCCCCATATGCACTTTGTCTTCTTATAAGACTGGCTGCCCAACTTGTAGAAGAAGATGATTCTGATGCCTCACAGCCGTACATGGAGTTTATTGAATGCTGCCTTCGTCATAAATATGAAATGGTAAACTATGAAGCAGCTCATGCTATTGTTAACTTAAGAAAAACTGATAGAGACCTGGCACCAGCAGTATCTGTGTTACAATTATTCTGTGGTTCTTCAAAGGCATCATTGCGTTTAGCAGGTGCCAGAACATTAGCAAGACTAACAGCAAAACATCCTACAGCTGTAGCTGCTTGCACTGTAGATTTAGAAAATCTAATTTCAGATCCAAACAGATCTGTTGCTACCTTAGCTGTAACCACACTTCTCGCTACGGGTGCTGAAAGTTCTATTGATAGgctaatgaaacagatatccTCTTTTGTTTCTGAAATATCAGATGAATTCAAAATTGTGGTTGTTAAAGCCATTCGTCGACTATGCACTAAGTTCCCACGTAAACATCAATCACTGGCTGCCTTCCTCGCCGGTATGCTAAGAGATGAAGGTGGCCTTGAGTACAAAGCAGCGATCGCTGATGCCATTATAGCCCTTGTTGAAGAAAACCCTGATGCTAAGGAGACGGGGCTGGCACACCTGTGCGAATTTATTGAGGATTGTGAGCACACTACTTTGGCTGTTCGAATCTTACACTTATTAGGCCGTGAAGGACCTAAATCCCGTCAGCCTTCTCGCTATATACGATTCATATATAATAGGGTTATTCTTGAGTCTGGCCCTGTTAGAGCTGCAGCTGTTTCTGCAGTAGCTCAGTTTGGGGCTCAAAGACCAGAATTGTTGCCAAACATCAAAGTACTGTTATCAAGATGTGAATTAGATGACGAAGATGAAGTTCGTGATAGGGCTATTCTTTACAACGCTATTTTGGAAAGTGGAGATCCAAATTTGATCAATGATTACATTGTAAACATTCACAAACCGAATCCAGTGTTGCTGGAACGCGCTCTTCGTGACCATATCGAGGCCAAATTAGAGGAATCGTTCGATATAATGGCAATACCAACCGAAGAAGAGAAACAAACTAAAGAGGACATTGTCGAAGTTGAGGTTAGAAAGCCCGTTCAGGTCTCTATTGAAGAGGTCTACGCAGAGCAGTTGGCGAAGATTCCTGGAATTGAAAGACTTGGCCCACTATTCAAAACTGTCCCGCATTTTGATTTGACTGAAGCGGAAACAGAGTACAGAGTACGTTTACTCAAACACATCTACGCCCGACATGTTGTATTACAATTTGAATGTACGAACACTTTGAATGACCAAATTTTGGAACAGGTTCACGTTCGATTGGAACCACCTCAGGACTATgagataaaaacaattgttccCTGTCAGAAATTGGTGTACGATAAGCCAGACAGCGTTTTTCTCGTTTTGGAATATCCATCGGCGTACTTTGATAGCTTGGGGACATTTGGAGCCACTTTGGAGTTTGTCGTTCGTGATTACGATCCAAACACTGGTGTTGCCGATGCGGGAGATGGTTACGCTGATTCCTATCCATTAGAAGAATTTGACATGGGTTGTTCAGACCAATTACGAGCGAAAGCAGGTTTAGATGATTGGGAACAGGCCTGGGAGAGAGCAGAGAGAGCACCTGAAGCATCAGATACCTTCGTTTTGCCGCAACATGATATTAACGAAGCTGCTAAGGCCGTTTGTGACCATCTTGGGTTACCCAAAAACGCGATTAGTGGTGATGCAGTTAAGGAAATTCGAGGTGGGGGTATATTTAGGGGCGGTGCTCCTGTTCTGGTCAGGGCAAGAATTGCTTCGAGCAGCGCTGGAGTCACTATGAAGTTAGTGGCTAGATCGCCGAGAGAGGACCTAGCGCAGTTATTGTTAGCTGCCGTGGGTTAa